From the Helicobacter pylori genome, one window contains:
- a CDS encoding ribonucleoside-diphosphate reductase subunit alpha, whose amino-acid sequence MITVVKRNGRIEPLDITKIQKYTKDATDNLEGVSQSELEVDARLQFRDKITTEEIQQTLIKTAVDKIDIDTPNWSFVASRLFLYDLYHKVSGFTGYRHLKEYFENAEEKGRILKGFKEKFDLEFLNSQIKPERDFQFNYLGIKTLYDRYLLKDANNHPIELPQHMFMSIAMFLAQNEQEPNKIALEFYEVLSKFEAMCATPTLANARTTKHQLSSCYIGSTPDNIEGIFDSYKEMALLSKYGGGIGWDFSLVRSIGSYIDGHKNASAGTIPFLKIANDVAIAVDQLGTRKGAIAVYLEIWHIDVMEFIDLRKNSGDERRRAHDLFPALWVCDLFMKRVLEDAMWTLFDPYECKDLTELYGQDFEKRYLEYEKDPKIIKEYINAKDLWKKILMNYFEAGLPFLAFKDNANRCNPNAHAGIIRSSNLCTEIFQNTAPNHYYMQIEYTDGAIEFFEEKELVTTDSNITKCANKLTSTDILKGKPIYIATKVAKDGQTAVCNLASINLSKINTEEDIKRVVPIMVRLLDNVIDLNFYPNRKVKATNLQNRAIGLGVMGEAQMLAEHQIAWGSKEHLEKIDALMEQISYHAIDTSANLAEEKGVYKDFENSEWSKGIFPIDKANNEALKLTEKGLFNHACDWQGLREKVKANGMRNGYLMAIAPTSSISILVGTTQTIEPIYKKKWFEENLSGLIPVVVPNLNVETWNFYTSAYDIDAKDLIKAAAVRQKWIDQGQSVNVFLRIENASGKTLHEIYTLAWKLGLKSTYYLRSESPSIDEKSVLDRSVECFNCQ is encoded by the coding sequence TTGATTACGGTGGTTAAACGAAACGGGCGCATTGAGCCTTTGGACATTACCAAAATCCAAAAATACACTAAGGACGCTACGGACAATTTAGAGGGCGTGAGCCAAAGTGAGCTAGAAGTGGATGCGAGGTTGCAATTCAGGGACAAGATCACTACTGAAGAAATCCAACAAACTTTGATTAAAACCGCTGTGGATAAGATAGATATTGACACGCCTAATTGGAGTTTTGTCGCCTCAAGGCTTTTTTTGTATGATTTATACCATAAAGTGAGCGGTTTTACAGGGTATAGGCATTTGAAAGAGTATTTTGAAAACGCTGAAGAAAAGGGCCGCATCCTTAAGGGCTTTAAGGAAAAATTTGATCTAGAGTTTTTAAATAGCCAGATCAAGCCTGAAAGGGATTTCCAATTCAACTATTTGGGGATTAAAACCTTGTATGATCGCTATTTGTTAAAAGACGCTAACAATCACCCTATTGAACTGCCCCAACACATGTTTATGAGCATTGCGATGTTTTTAGCGCAAAACGAACAAGAACCTAACAAAATCGCTTTGGAATTTTATGAAGTTTTAAGCAAATTTGAAGCGATGTGCGCGACCCCCACTCTAGCGAACGCGCGCACCACCAAGCACCAATTAAGCTCATGCTATATTGGTAGCACGCCGGATAATATTGAGGGGATTTTTGACAGCTATAAGGAAATGGCGCTATTGTCCAAATACGGCGGAGGGATTGGCTGGGATTTTTCTTTGGTGCGATCTATTGGGAGCTATATTGATGGGCATAAGAATGCGAGCGCAGGCACGATCCCGTTTTTAAAAATCGCTAATGATGTGGCGATTGCGGTTGATCAATTAGGCACACGAAAGGGCGCGATTGCGGTGTATTTGGAAATCTGGCACATTGATGTGATGGAGTTCATTGATTTAAGGAAAAATAGCGGCGATGAAAGGCGAAGAGCGCATGATTTGTTCCCGGCTCTTTGGGTGTGCGATCTGTTCATGAAAAGGGTTTTAGAAGATGCGATGTGGACTTTGTTTGACCCTTATGAGTGTAAGGATTTGACTGAACTTTATGGGCAGGATTTTGAAAAACGCTATTTAGAGTATGAAAAAGATCCTAAAATCATTAAAGAATACATTAACGCTAAAGATTTATGGAAAAAAATCTTAATGAATTATTTTGAAGCCGGTTTGCCTTTCTTGGCCTTTAAAGACAACGCCAATCGGTGTAATCCAAACGCCCATGCAGGAATCATTCGATCGTCTAATTTATGCACGGAGATTTTTCAAAACACCGCGCCCAACCACTACTACATGCAAATAGAATACACCGACGGCGCGATAGAGTTTTTTGAAGAAAAAGAGTTGGTAACGACAGATAGTAACATCACTAAATGCGCTAACAAGCTCACTAGCACGGATATTCTTAAAGGCAAACCAATCTATATCGCTACTAAAGTCGCTAAAGACGGGCAAACGGCGGTGTGCAATCTAGCGAGCATCAATTTAAGCAAGATCAACACCGAAGAAGACATTAAAAGGGTCGTGCCGATCATGGTCAGGCTTTTAGACAATGTGATTGATTTGAATTTCTACCCTAACCGCAAAGTCAAAGCCACTAATTTACAAAATAGAGCCATAGGGTTAGGGGTTATGGGTGAAGCGCAAATGCTCGCAGAACACCAAATCGCCTGGGGGTCTAAAGAGCATTTAGAAAAAATTGACGCTTTAATGGAGCAAATCAGCTACCATGCGATTGACACGAGCGCGAATTTAGCGGAAGAAAAAGGGGTGTATAAGGATTTTGAAAATTCAGAATGGAGTAAGGGGATTTTCCCCATTGATAAAGCCAATAATGAAGCCTTGAAGCTCACCGAAAAAGGGCTTTTCAATCACGCTTGCGATTGGCAAGGTTTGAGGGAAAAAGTCAAGGCTAATGGCATGCGTAATGGCTATTTAATGGCGATCGCTCCTACAAGCTCCATTTCTATTTTAGTAGGCACAACCCAAACGATTGAACCCATTTATAAGAAAAAATGGTTTGAAGAAAATTTGAGCGGGCTAATTCCAGTGGTAGTGCCTAATTTGAATGTAGAAACATGGAATTTTTACACATCAGCCTATGATATTGACGCTAAAGATTTGATTAAAGCGGCAGCGGTACGCCAAAAGTGGATCGATCAAGGCCAAAGCGTTAATGTGTTTTTACGCATAGAAAACGCCAGTGGTAAAACCTTGCATGAAATCTACACGCTCGCTTGGAAATTAGGACTCAAATCCACTTACTATTTGCGCAGCGAAAGCCCTAGCATAGATGAAAAAAGCGTGTTAGATCGCTCGGTGGAGTGTTTTAATTGCCAATAA
- a CDS encoding 3'-5' exonuclease, which yields MRKGRVMLCVFDIETIPNISLCKEHFQLKEDDALKICEWSFEKQKEKSGSEFLPLYLHEIVSIAAVIGDDYGQFIKVGNFGQKHENKEGFTSEKELLEDFFRYFNEKQPRLISFNGRGFDMPLLTLKALKYNLTLDAFYSQENKWENYRARYSEQFHLDLMDSLSHYGSVRGLNLNGICSMTNIPGKFDVSGDLVHAIYYNPNLSQKEKKEIIDSYCQSDVLNTYWLFLKYEVLKGALNKEQYLGLLNDFLAKFPKEKSYSSVFTNALEKEIREFA from the coding sequence ATGCGAAAGGGGCGTGTGATGTTGTGCGTGTTTGATATAGAAACCATTCCTAATATAAGCTTGTGTAAAGAGCATTTTCAATTAAAAGAAGACGATGCGCTAAAAATCTGTGAATGGAGTTTTGAAAAGCAAAAAGAAAAAAGCGGGAGCGAGTTTTTGCCCCTTTATTTGCATGAAATTGTCTCTATTGCAGCGGTCATTGGCGATGATTACGGGCAATTTATCAAAGTGGGGAATTTTGGTCAAAAACACGAGAATAAAGAGGGTTTTACAAGCGAAAAAGAGCTTTTAGAAGACTTTTTTAGATACTTTAACGAAAAGCAACCGCGCTTAATAAGCTTCAATGGCAGAGGTTTTGATATGCCCCTACTCACGCTCAAAGCCCTTAAATACAATTTAACCTTAGACGCTTTTTACAGCCAAGAAAACAAATGGGAGAATTACCGTGCGCGCTATAGCGAGCAGTTTCATTTGGATCTAATGGATAGCTTGAGCCATTATGGGTCTGTTAGGGGGTTGAATTTGAATGGCATTTGCTCTATGACGAATATTCCTGGTAAATTTGATGTGAGCGGGGATTTGGTGCATGCGATTTATTACAACCCCAATTTAAGCCAAAAGGAGAAAAAAGAGATTATTGACAGCTATTGCCAGAGCGATGTGCTTAACACTTACTGGCTTTTTTTAAAATACGAAGTGCTAAAAGGGGCTTTAAATAAGGAGCAATACCTTGGGCTATTGAATGATTTTTTAGCCAAATTCCCTAAAGAAAAATCCTATTCAAGCGTTTTTACTAACGCTTTAGAGAAAGAAATTAGGGAGTTTGCTTAA
- a CDS encoding TonB-dependent receptor family protein: protein MKRILVSLAVLSHSAHAVKTHNLERVEASGIANDKEAPLSWRSKEVRNYMGSRTVISNKQLTKSANQSIEEALQNVPGVHIRNSTGIGAVPSISIRGFGAGGPGHSNTGMILVNGIPIYVAPYVEIGTVIFPVTFQSVDRISVTKGGESVRYGPNAFGGVINIITKGIPTNWESQVSERTTFWGKSENGGFFNQNSKNIDKSLVNNMLFNTYLRTGGMMNKHFGIQAQVNWLKGQGFRYNSPTDIQNYMLDSLYQINDSNKITAFFQYYSYFLTDPGSLGIAAYNQNRFQNNRPNNDKSGRAKRWGAVYQNFFGDTDRVGGDFTFSYYGHDMSRDFKFDSNYLNVNTNPKLGPVYTDQNYPGFFIFDHLRRYVMNAFEPNLNLVVNTNKVKQTFNVGMRFMTMDMFIRSDQSTCEKSDIINGVCHMPPYVLSKTPNNNQEMFNNYTAVWLSDKIELFDSKLAITPGIRYTFLNYNNKEPEKHDFSVWTSKKQRQNEWSPALNIGYKPMENWIWYANYRRSFIPPQHTMVGITRTNYNQIFNEIEVGQRYSYKNLLSFNTNYFVIFAKRYYAGGYSPQPVDARSQGVELELYYAPIRGLQFHVAYTYIDARITSNADDIAYYFTGIVNKPFDIKGKRLPYVSPNQFIFDMMYTYKHTTFGISSYFYSRAYSSMLNQAKDQTVCLPLNPEYTGGLEYGCNSVGLLPLYFVLNVQVSSILWQSGRHKITGSLQINNLFNMKYYFRGIGTSPTGREPAPGRSITAYLNYEF from the coding sequence ATGAAAAGAATTTTAGTCTCTCTAGCTGTTTTGAGTCATAGCGCGCATGCCGTAAAGACTCATAATTTGGAAAGGGTGGAAGCTTCAGGAATAGCTAACGATAAAGAAGCGCCTTTAAGTTGGAGAAGTAAGGAGGTTAGAAACTATATGGGTTCTCGCACGGTGATTTCTAATAAACAGCTCACTAAAAGCGCCAATCAAAGCATTGAAGAAGCTTTGCAAAATGTGCCGGGCGTGCATATTAGAAACTCTACAGGTATTGGAGCTGTGCCTAGCATTTCCATTAGGGGGTTTGGTGCGGGAGGCCCAGGGCATTCTAATACGGGAATGATTCTAGTCAATGGGATTCCTATTTATGTCGCGCCCTATGTTGAAATTGGCACGGTTATTTTTCCTGTAACCTTTCAATCTGTGGATAGAATCAGCGTAACTAAGGGTGGGGAGAGCGTGCGTTATGGCCCTAACGCTTTTGGCGGTGTGATCAACATTATCACCAAAGGCATTCCTACCAATTGGGAAAGTCAGGTGAGCGAGAGGACCACTTTTTGGGGCAAGTCTGAAAATGGGGGGTTTTTCAATCAAAATTCTAAAAACATTGATAAAAGCTTAGTTAATAACATGCTTTTTAACACCTATTTAAGAACGGGGGGTATGATGAATAAGCATTTTGGAATCCAAGCTCAAGTCAATTGGCTCAAAGGGCAGGGGTTTAGATACAACAGCCCTACGGATATTCAAAACTACATGTTAGATTCGTTGTATCAAATCAATGATAGCAACAAGATCACCGCTTTTTTTCAATATTATAGTTATTTCTTGACAGACCCTGGATCTTTAGGCATAGCCGCTTACAATCAAAATCGTTTTCAAAACAACCGCCCCAATAACGATAAAAGCGGGAGAGCGAAGCGATGGGGAGCTGTGTATCAAAACTTTTTTGGGGACACGGATAGAGTCGGTGGGGATTTCACTTTCAGTTACTATGGGCATGACATGTCAAGGGATTTTAAATTTGATTCTAACTATTTAAATGTCAATACCAATCCTAAATTAGGCCCTGTTTATACGGATCAAAATTATCCAGGATTTTTTATTTTTGATCATTTAAGGCGCTATGTGATGAACGCTTTTGAGCCTAATTTGAACTTAGTTGTCAATACCAATAAAGTTAAGCAAACTTTTAATGTGGGCATGCGTTTTATGACGATGGACATGTTCATTAGATCCGATCAAAGCACATGCGAAAAATCGGATATTATCAATGGGGTGTGCCACATGCCTCCTTATGTCCTTTCTAAAACGCCTAACAATAATCAAGAAATGTTTAATAACTATACAGCGGTATGGTTGAGCGATAAAATAGAGCTTTTTGATTCTAAATTAGCGATAACTCCAGGGATTAGATACACTTTTTTGAACTATAACAACAAAGAGCCAGAAAAGCACGATTTTTCCGTATGGACCAGTAAAAAACAGCGTCAAAACGAATGGAGTCCTGCCCTTAATATTGGCTATAAACCTATGGAAAATTGGATATGGTATGCGAACTACCGCCGCAGTTTTATCCCCCCACAACACACAATGGTAGGCATTACTAGGACTAATTACAACCAAATTTTTAATGAAATTGAAGTGGGGCAACGCTATAGTTATAAAAATCTATTGAGCTTTAACACCAATTATTTTGTGATTTTTGCCAAGCGTTACTATGCGGGAGGCTATAGCCCGCAGCCTGTGGATGCCAGAAGTCAAGGGGTGGAATTGGAATTGTATTACGCGCCGATTAGGGGTTTGCAATTCCATGTGGCTTACACTTATATTGATGCGCGCATCACTTCTAACGCTGATGATATTGCTTATTATTTTACAGGCATTGTCAATAAACCCTTTGACATTAAAGGGAAGCGCTTGCCCTATGTGAGTCCTAACCAATTCATATTTGACATGATGTATACTTACAAGCACACGACTTTTGGTATCAGTAGCTATTTTTATAGCCGTGCTTATAGTTCCATGCTCAATCAAGCTAAAGATCAAACCGTGTGCCTGCCCTTAAACCCAGAATACACAGGAGGGTTAGAGTATGGTTGTAATTCAGTGGGGTTATTGCCCTTGTATTTTGTGTTGAATGTTCAAGTAAGCTCAATTTTATGGCAAAGCGGTAGGCATAAAATCACAGGGAGTTTGCAAATCAATAACCTTTTTAACATGAAGTATTATTTTAGGGGGATTGGCACAAGCCCTACAGGGAGAGAACCCGCGCCAGGGAGATCCATTACAGCGTATTTGAATTATGAGTTTTAA
- the feoB gene encoding ferrous iron transport protein B gives MKEITIALVGQPNVGKSSLINALSNAHLKVGNFAGVTVDKMEVSLVHKEHQITIIDLPGTYALNDFTTEEKVTKDFLEKGQYDLILNVVDSTNLERNLALSAQLLDTNKKMLLALNMWDEAQKEGIKINTEKLSQQLGVVCVPTSARSKEDRLNTELLLDEIVRLYSQNTANNENIKVPSQSFKESLKYSQSAQKIAKSVISENKQNASFEHTYKIDKILMHQRYGIFIFLGFMFIIFSLSFLIGGGVQKALEEGFKFLSDSIKENVANEDLASLVGDGIIGGVGATVSFLPLIVVLYFGISLLETTGYMSRVAFLLDGILHKFGLHGKSFIPLITGFGCSVPAYMATRTLQNYNERLITLFVIGFMSCSARLPIYVLFVGSFFPSSSAGFVLFCIYILGAVVALVMAKLLKLSVFKGQTESFIMEMPKYRFPSWRMVYFSIYTKSLSYLKKAGTYILVGAILIWFMSQYPKNDAAMKTYKQESLLVNKDTTLSSEAKEEKLKELKTELDKKNLKNSVVGRGGAYLEKVFSPMDFDWRLSVSLVTGFMAKEVVVSTLGVLFSLGDQNEKSDAFREILRKEVSVPSGIAFIVFVMFYIPCFAATITFGREAGGIKFVAYLFIFTTVVAYAFSLIAFYATQILV, from the coding sequence ATGAAAGAAATCACTATCGCCCTTGTGGGCCAGCCTAATGTGGGGAAATCGTCCCTTATCAACGCTTTGAGTAACGCCCATTTGAAAGTGGGGAATTTTGCCGGGGTTACCGTGGATAAAATGGAAGTGAGCTTAGTCCATAAAGAGCATCAAATCACTATCATTGATTTACCAGGCACTTACGCGCTCAATGACTTCACCACTGAAGAAAAGGTTACTAAAGATTTTTTAGAAAAGGGGCAATACGATCTCATTCTCAATGTGGTGGATTCCACCAATTTAGAGCGTAATTTAGCCTTAAGCGCACAGCTATTAGACACGAATAAAAAAATGTTGCTCGCGCTCAACATGTGGGATGAGGCGCAAAAAGAGGGCATTAAAATCAATACAGAAAAGCTCTCTCAACAATTAGGGGTTGTGTGCGTGCCAACGAGCGCGAGATCCAAAGAAGATCGCTTGAACACAGAGCTTTTGTTAGATGAAATTGTCAGGCTTTATTCTCAAAACACTGCAAACAATGAAAACATCAAAGTCCCATCTCAAAGCTTTAAAGAGTCTTTAAAATACAGCCAGAGCGCTCAAAAAATCGCTAAATCAGTGATCAGTGAAAACAAACAAAATGCGAGTTTTGAACACACTTATAAGATTGATAAGATTTTAATGCACCAGCGTTATGGGATTTTCATTTTTTTAGGGTTTATGTTTATCATTTTTTCCTTGAGCTTTTTAATAGGGGGGGGAGTGCAAAAAGCGCTTGAAGAGGGGTTTAAATTTTTGAGCGATAGCATTAAGGAAAATGTGGCTAATGAAGATCTAGCGTCTTTGGTGGGCGATGGCATTATTGGGGGAGTGGGAGCGACAGTTTCATTCTTGCCCTTAATCGTGGTGTTGTATTTTGGGATTTCTTTACTAGAGACGACAGGCTATATGAGTAGGGTGGCGTTTTTATTAGATGGGATCTTGCATAAATTTGGCTTGCATGGGAAGAGCTTTATCCCTTTAATCACCGGGTTTGGCTGCTCAGTGCCCGCTTACATGGCCACAAGAACCTTACAAAACTATAACGAACGATTGATCACGCTTTTTGTGATCGGCTTTATGAGTTGCTCGGCAAGACTCCCTATTTATGTGCTGTTTGTAGGCTCGTTTTTCCCCTCTTCAAGCGCGGGGTTTGTGCTGTTTTGCATTTATATTTTGGGGGCGGTTGTGGCGTTAGTGATGGCCAAATTACTCAAATTAAGCGTGTTTAAAGGACAGACTGAATCCTTTATCATGGAAATGCCCAAATACCGCTTTCCCAGTTGGAGAATGGTCTATTTCAGTATCTATACCAAATCGCTTTCTTACCTCAAAAAAGCCGGGACTTATATTTTAGTGGGAGCGATTTTAATCTGGTTTATGTCTCAATACCCTAAAAATGATGCGGCTATGAAGACTTATAAGCAAGAAAGCTTATTAGTGAATAAGGATACCACTCTTTCAAGCGAAGCCAAAGAAGAAAAATTAAAAGAATTAAAAACCGAATTGGATAAAAAGAATTTAAAAAATAGCGTTGTAGGAAGAGGTGGGGCGTATTTAGAAAAAGTCTTTAGCCCTATGGATTTTGATTGGCGTTTGAGTGTGTCGCTTGTAACCGGATTTATGGCTAAAGAGGTGGTGGTTTCTACTTTGGGGGTGTTGTTTTCTTTAGGGGATCAAAACGAAAAATCTGACGCTTTTAGAGAAATTTTAAGAAAAGAAGTCAGCGTGCCTAGCGGGATCGCTTTTATCGTGTTTGTGATGTTTTATATCCCTTGTTTTGCAGCGACCATCACTTTTGGTAGGGAAGCTGGGGGGATAAAGTTTGTAGCGTATTTGTTCATATTCACAACCGTTGTGGCGTATGCGTTTTCCTTGATAGCTTTTTATGCGACTCAAATTTTGGTTTAA
- a CDS encoding type II toxin-antitoxin system HicA family toxin encodes MPELPRLTAKEAEKLLLQNGFVFSRQKGSHRIYVKDKIRQVLPFHSGEILHPKIVKEIMENILK; translated from the coding sequence TTGCCTGAATTGCCACGACTCACAGCTAAAGAAGCAGAGAAGCTATTATTGCAGAATGGATTTGTTTTCTCTAGGCAAAAAGGCAGCCATAGAATTTATGTGAAAGATAAAATCAGGCAGGTTTTGCCTTTTCATTCTGGCGAAATCTTGCACCCTAAAATAGTGAAAGAAATCATGGAAAATATCCTTAAATGA
- the fliP gene encoding flagellar type III secretion system pore protein FliP (The bacterial flagellar biogenesis protein FliP forms a type III secretion system (T3SS)-type pore required for flagellar assembly.), producing the protein MRFFIFLMLALICPLICPLMSADSALPSVNLSLNAPNDPKQLVTTLNVIALLTLLVLAPSLILVMTSFTRLIVVFSFLRTALGTQQTPPTQILVSLSLILTFFIMEPSLKKAYDTGIKPYMDKKISYTEAFEKSALPFKEFMLKNTREKDLALFFRIRNLPNPKTPDDVSLSVLIPAFMISELKTAFQIGFLLYLPFLVIDMVISSILMAMGMMMLPPVMISLPFKILVFILVDGFNLLTENLVASFKMV; encoded by the coding sequence GTGCGTTTTTTCATTTTTTTAATGCTTGCTCTCATTTGCCCTTTAATATGCCCCTTAATGAGTGCTGATAGCGCTTTGCCTAGCGTCAACCTCTCTTTAAACGCTCCTAATGATCCTAAACAGCTCGTAACCACCCTTAATGTCATCGCCCTGCTCACGCTTTTAGTTTTAGCCCCATCGTTGATTTTAGTGATGACGAGTTTCACCCGTTTGATTGTGGTGTTTTCTTTTTTGAGGACCGCTTTAGGCACGCAACAAACCCCTCCCACTCAAATTTTAGTCTCGCTCTCCTTGATATTGACTTTTTTTATCATGGAACCTAGCTTGAAAAAGGCTTATGATACAGGGATTAAGCCTTATATGGATAAAAAGATTTCTTACACCGAAGCGTTTGAAAAAAGCGCTCTGCCTTTCAAGGAATTCATGCTCAAAAACACACGAGAAAAGGATCTAGCGCTTTTTTTTAGGATTAGGAATTTGCCTAACCCTAAAACCCCTGATGATGTGAGCTTGAGCGTTTTAATCCCGGCGTTTATGATAAGCGAGTTGAAAACAGCGTTTCAAATCGGCTTTTTACTCTACTTGCCTTTTTTGGTGATTGATATGGTTATCAGCTCTATTTTAATGGCGATGGGCATGATGATGCTCCCGCCTGTAATGATTTCTCTGCCTTTTAAAATTTTAGTGTTTATTCTGGTGGATGGGTTTAATTTATTGACCGAAAATTTAGTGGCGAGTTTTAAAATGGTTTAA
- a CDS encoding IS607 family transposase produces the protein MKSKEVLKILKISRVTLWKYVKSGKIRVKQEPNGYYIYNDSDVYSLAGIEDGRLNVVYARVSTQKQKQDLQNQIENCISFINAKGISVDSIYSDIKSGMSLDRKGFMDLLNAVMAFKIKAVYISYKDRLARLSYELVEKLFSDYGTKIVIINQCESISLEQELFEDIMQTIHSFSMKMYSKRRIAKKLLLESKVNPALLKSLNGETDDLD, from the coding sequence ATGAAATCTAAAGAAGTCTTAAAGATCTTAAAAATATCCCGTGTTACTCTTTGGAAGTATGTTAAAAGTGGGAAGATACGAGTTAAACAAGAACCCAATGGTTACTATATATACAACGATTCTGATGTCTATTCTTTAGCAGGAATTGAAGATGGTAGGCTGAATGTAGTTTATGCTAGGGTAAGCACTCAAAAGCAGAAACAAGACTTGCAAAATCAAATAGAAAACTGTATCTCTTTTATAAATGCTAAAGGAATATCTGTAGATAGTATCTATTCTGATATTAAAAGCGGCATGTCTTTGGACAGAAAGGGTTTTATGGATCTTCTTAATGCGGTAATGGCGTTTAAAATTAAGGCGGTTTATATTTCCTATAAAGACCGATTAGCTAGATTGAGCTATGAGTTAGTAGAAAAGCTATTTAGCGATTATGGCACTAAAATCGTTATTATCAATCAGTGTGAATCAATCAGTTTAGAGCAAGAACTGTTTGAGGACATCATGCAAACAATCCATTCTTTTTCTATGAAGATGTATTCTAAGCGCCGCATTGCTAAAAAGTTGCTTTTAGAGAGTAAGGTTAATCCAGCCTTGCTAAAATCTCTTAATGGGGAAACAGATGACCTTGACTGA
- a CDS encoding type II toxin-antitoxin system HicB family antitoxin encodes MLINAVIEKDENGYFAFVPFLKGCVSQGKSYEEALRNIKEAIELYLGDLEADELAFLSKKNSVIAPIEIAFA; translated from the coding sequence ATGCTTATAAACGCTGTCATAGAAAAAGATGAGAATGGGTATTTTGCTTTTGTCCCCTTTCTAAAAGGCTGTGTATCACAAGGGAAAAGTTATGAAGAAGCCCTAAGAAACATTAAAGAAGCCATAGAGCTTTATTTGGGAGATTTAGAAGCCGATGAGTTAGCTTTTCTTTCTAAGAAAAATTCTGTAATAGCACCCATTGAGATAGCTTTTGCCTGA
- the glmU gene encoding bifunctional UDP-N-acetylglucosamine diphosphorylase/glucosamine-1-phosphate N-acetyltransferase GlmU — MLSVIILAAGKGTRMRSSLPKTLHTLCGEPMLFYILEVAFSISNDVHLILHHQQERIKEAVSKRFKGVIFHAQIVEKYSGTGGAIMQEDKTPIPTQHERVLILNADMPLITKDTLTPLLESKNNAIGLLHLADPKGYGRVVLENHQVKKIVEEKDANAKEKGIKSVNAGVYFFEREFLEKYLPKLHDQNAQKEYYLTDLIALGIKGNEKIDAIFLEEECFLGVNSQTERAKAEEIMLERLRKNAMDLGVMMQLPKSIYLEKGVSFKGECVLEQGVRLIGNCLIENARIKAYSVIEESQIINSSVGPFAHARPKSVICDSHVGNFVETKNAKLQGAKAGHLSYLGDCEIGKNTNVGAGVITCNYDGKNKHQTIIGENVFIGSDSQLVAPITIGSNVLIGSGTTITKDIPSGSLSLSRAPQTNIENGYFKFFKKP, encoded by the coding sequence ATGCTTTCTGTAATCATACTAGCCGCTGGCAAAGGCACTCGCATGCGTTCTAGCCTGCCTAAGACTTTACACACCCTTTGCGGGGAGCCTATGCTGTTTTACATTTTAGAAGTGGCTTTTTCAATCAGTAATGATGTGCATCTTATCTTACACCACCAACAAGAACGCATTAAAGAAGCGGTGTCAAAGCGTTTTAAGGGCGTCATTTTTCACGCTCAAATCGTGGAAAAATATTCAGGGACGGGTGGGGCTATCATGCAAGAAGATAAAACGCCTATTCCCACTCAACATGAGCGGGTTTTGATTTTGAATGCGGACATGCCCTTAATCACTAAAGACACGCTTACCCCCTTATTAGAAAGCAAGAATAACGCCATAGGCTTACTGCATTTAGCTGACCCTAAAGGTTATGGGCGCGTTGTTTTAGAAAACCATCAGGTTAAAAAGATTGTAGAAGAAAAGGACGCTAACGCCAAAGAAAAAGGAATTAAAAGCGTGAATGCTGGCGTGTATTTTTTTGAAAGGGAGTTTTTAGAAAAATACTTGCCCAAACTCCATGACCAAAACGCCCAAAAAGAATACTATCTCACGGATTTGATCGCTTTGGGTATTAAGGGGAATGAAAAAATTGACGCTATTTTTTTAGAAGAAGAGTGTTTTTTAGGGGTGAATAGCCAAACAGAAAGAGCGAAGGCTGAAGAAATCATGTTAGAAAGACTGCGAAAAAACGCCATGGACTTGGGGGTAATGATGCAATTACCAAAGAGCATTTACTTAGAAAAAGGCGTGAGTTTTAAGGGGGAGTGCGTTTTAGAGCAAGGGGTGCGTTTGATTGGGAATTGCTTGATAGAAAACGCGCGCATTAAGGCTTATAGCGTGATAGAAGAGAGCCAAATTATTAATAGCAGCGTGGGGCCGTTTGCCCATGCGCGCCCTAAAAGCGTGATTTGTGATAGTCATGTGGGGAATTTTGTAGAGACGAAAAACGCCAAACTCCAAGGCGCTAAAGCAGGGCATTTGAGCTATTTAGGGGATTGCGAGATAGGGAAAAACACAAATGTGGGGGCTGGCGTGATCACTTGCAATTACGATGGTAAAAATAAACACCAAACAATCATCGGTGAAAATGTCTTTATAGGGAGCGATAGCCAGCTAGTCGCTCCCATAACTATCGGCTCTAATGTTTTAATCGGCAGCGGCACCACCATCACTAAAGACATTCCTAGCGGTTCGTTAAGCCTTTCACGCGCCCCTCAAACTAACATTGAAAACGGGTATTTTAAGTTTTTTAAGAAGCCTTAA